tttgtttgtgttttcttggggttgtttttgctttcctttttttaaattttagaacaAGAAATAAGATGATTTTAAATTTCAGGTGCTTTGCATAATGAGATTCTAGTGGTAGAATCCCAGGTAATTCCAGCTTAATTATTGAAAATATAACTTTTGAAAAAGTTGACCTTAAGTAGCATTTATTCATTAGTAGCttcaaaaacattatttgaaacaatttttaaaagtaaaaatgtcTAGGGATATAAAAGGCAGTGTGGTGACAGCACTGGATCTTGAAGTCCAATGACCCAAATTCTAGTAGTCATTGCTTTACAACTTCACCTTGAGCAAGTTATATattgaacctctctgggcctccattttctgatcTATAACAGGAGTTGATTAGGTTAGATTACaaaattccttccatctctgaaatacTATTACTGTGAatatatttttctattctctcaatCAAACAGTTGTTTAAGTGTCTCCTATTTGCTGAACATTGTGCTAGGCAATTTGGAGAATAcaaaagaagtggaaagaatactggagttggagtcaggggacctgtgttcaaatcttgactctactGCTTTCTACCATTGTGaacctggggaaatcacttaatagCTCTAGGTCTGTTTTTTAtaatctgtaaaagaaggaggttGAACTAGGCAACTACCAGTCTTAACTGTACCTAGATTGtatccttcaagttctaaatctatgatcctaagtgcAAGAAATGAATCCTATTGTGAAGGAATTAATAATCTGGCTGGGAAGGCACATGAAACAATTGGAGAACGATTAAGTCCCAGATTCTGCACTATGTTTACAGTAATGTATCtgataatatttacaaatataataatatttataaaatgaatgaacagtATGTGCTAAGAAAGTCGAGGAAGCCTTCATTGAGTGAGGTGGGTCATAAACTGGACCTTGATGGATGAATAGAATTAAGGGAAGCCAAAAAAACAGTAGAAAGGAAGCTTTGCCTCTGGGAAGAAAAAAGACACAGAGGCAGAAATTAATATCATCTATGTGTAGGACTGAGAGGAAATTTTCCTGATTGGTCTGGAGAATGCTGGCAATGTTGGTGTTCAGCGTTCCATTgggcttcctgaaagagatgggATCCAAATCTTGACTTTGGCCTGGTTTCATCCTGGGATATTTCCTGTTTAGTGCCTTCATGTTGTCTTTCTGAAAAGAGGATACTACTGCTTCCTCATATGActgtcaaaaagaaacaaaagaggcaatttatttatgtattcagaGTGTTCAGGAGATAGAAATAACTAGAAAAGCTTTATTTAATTGTACTGGAACAAAATATCCTCTAGATTTTAAAggatttcaacttctttttcttcccgaAAAAGCTCTCAAAAATATCTCCCACTAATACTTTTTCCTCTTAATTTAAtccactatttccttctcttttcttgctCAATAAGAATCCTACTTACTCATTAATATAGCCTCAGAATATTTCATACTTTCTAGTAAAATGTCATTCTCTTCTACTCCCTGGTCACCTCCATATCTTaactccactttttttttttaggctagGCCTGACAATACTGACAATCCTAATTCTGCTAATGCATATTTAGATGGACCTGCCCTCATCCCTTTTTGGCATAGATTCAACCACTTACTTACCTTCGACCAGAAAGCAGTAGTATTCCTTGAGCCCTGTATTTATGTAGGTGATATTACATCACTTAACTAAATGAAGTATTCTAGGATTCTAAGCAaacttttcttcagcatttttattccttttccgAATTGTAGGTGAAAATTGTACATGCAAATCATACCACACACCTTCTCAAATATGACTGCAGTTAGTTTCCAGGTACCATGAGAATTTATTAATagttcccccccaaaaaataattgCAGTTTGCCTTTCATTTATGTCTTGGTTTTGTGTTAAACCATAGCCACCCAATAGAAAATGTTTGTGCATATTCTTGTGGACTTTGGCCCAGACTGTCAAAATTTGTTGCCTCATGAATTCAAGAACTCTGGAAGAAGTGCATGAAAATGAtctcaaattttaaagaaaaattgattAAAATTGATAAATGCATGTGGTGAAATGTATTTTCCACCCTCAAAACAAAATGGCCTGCATCAATTAGCAAACTAATCCTAAAGGCAAACCCAAAAGAAATTAGGCCAtagaaatgtaagaaaaaacaATAGTTGAAAATAAAACCCATGGCCACCAGTATTGTGTTTTTTTATCACCTTATCAAGAAGATGTGGTTGACAGGTTATAGGCATGTAAAAATGTTTGGAAATCTCTTGGTAAGGCCGATTTGACCACCTTGAAAGCACAAATTGATGTTAAATATAAGAAATGTTCATTCTGTCAAACTCAAAGCAAAACTCATTCAAACTTGGAGGACACACCAAGGGAACTGTGCCACTTGAAGTATGAATTGTATGCAGTTCTTTATGATGTCAGCAAAATGAATTTCcatgagcacttattaagtgaATATTAGAAAATTCCTATCACATTGAGAATTTGGTTTTGATGGTTTGTGGGGATCATTGTGTCGTACAGGGCTTATTCAGGAGGTCTACTgagcatgatttttttaaatgggagatgttttcttggggagggaaaatGGTTTAattattgaaaagattttgcacttATCAGCAGCACAGGCACAGATATTATCAAGGAAGAAGAGGCCCAACCTGGGGAGATTGACAGTAAGCCCAGAAATGCAGAGTAGAAGACCATCTGGAGATAGAAACAGGCAGAACTCGTCGCTGCAGGGAAAAGAGCAAACTCCCAGAGGATCAGGTAACCACGTTACTCTGTTAACACAATCACATTGTCCAAGACCTCGAGGATCACCTACCCCGACTCTCTCTTCttgcagagagagaaacagatgcTCAGGCAAAGCAACTTTCCCTGGATCTGCCTTTGATTGGTGGCAGTTTAGCTGCAGTGAGGCTGTGCTGAAAATTCTTCTTATTTTTAGATCCCTGAGTGTTAAGTAAGGGATAGCACATCTTTAGAACCTTTTACATGTTTCATGTTAATAGCTGCAACTCCAAGATAAGGCTTTCCACTCTGTGTGAGGTTAGTGGGAATGGAGGAGATAAAGTAACATGTTTCCTGAGGAGAGGACAAGAACTGTATGTGCATCCCCCTCCAGCTATGCTTATGGCCCCCAACATGGATGCCTTCCTTCCTACATACTTTTCATCTCCCTTTTGTGGAATGTCTTCCCcccttagaatataagctgcttgagggcaggggctgtctttctttttacttgtatatGTATCCTCAATCacatagtgcttggcacttattaagtacttaataaacaccaTACAACTCATGGTCTAGCATAGCTTTGGGTATATACATATAGGAAGTACAGTGAGCAGCCCAGAGAGAAGTACAAGATTACCATTTGGAACACCAGTGGGAACATGGTGATGGTGCTTTCTCATTTGTCTAAAACTACTACTATGTTCCCCAAAATGATGTATATAGCAGGTGTATTAAGTTTTTCTCTGAATAAGAGAATATTCCTGGCTCCTTGAAattattctccctcctttctatccAAATAATAAAACCATCAGTATCCTGATTTTAATTCATGAGACTAGACATCAAAATGAACAAATTCTATCACTAGctgtacttaaaaataaaatgtaaaataccgcTGAGGTGGCTATCTTGAGTTTCTTAGTTCTAGTCCTAAGAATACCATAACTTGATGGATGGGAGGGGCTCAGTTGGCCTCTAGTCCAACCTATAATTGAAAAGAATCCCCAGTATAACATACAAGAGAAATAGTCATCCAGCCTCTCCTTGGATATCTCCAATTAGAAGTAGTCCACTTCATattattagaaatttttttcctGACAACAAGCctaaattctcttctctctgacttctacccattgctcctggttttaCCCTCCATGGCCGAGGAGAACAAATCTAAACCtcttttacatgatagcacatcaAGTGCTTCATGTCCTCTCtcccctaagtcttttcttcttcagactAAACAATCCCCTATTCCTTCCACTGATCCTCATATGTCATGGTCTCAGGGCCCTTCATCATCTTGACCACATATCTCTGGATACTCTCCATCTTGCTAATGCCTTTTTAAAACTGTGGCACCCAGAATTGAATATGATGTTCTCCAGATGTGGTATGACTAGGGCAAGGTGTGGATGAACTTATTCTTGGAAATTATGCCTTTCAATGCAGCCCAAGATTCCATTAGTTTTGGGGGATTAGATATCATGCCAATGGCTCATAATGAGTTCGCAGTCCATTAAAACCCCCAGACAAACTCCATACTATACTTGTAAAGTTGGTTTTTCTTTCTACCCAAGCATAAGAATTTTCATTCATCtcttttgaatttcatcttaaaTTCAGTCAGATGTCCTACCCTGTGCAGATCTTTTGGGATCCTCACTCTGTCATCCAGGGTTTAAGCCATCCTTTCCTTTTAGTGTCATCTACAGATATGATGAGTATTCCAGCTGTGTCTTTACCAAGTCATTGTTTAAAATGGTAAACAGTACAGGGTCAAGCACAAACCCTTGGGACATCCTACTACAGACGTATCGATGCTGAACCATTCACAACTAATCTTTGAGTCCAACTATTCAATCTGGTTTGAATCTTATATAATTTATGGTTGTCTCATCCAcgtctccccatctcctccattagaatggcaATGGgatttttaatcacttttttgCCAAAAATCTAAGTAAACTATATTTACAGGGTTCTCCTGATCTGCCAATTTCATAAcgttttcaaaaaaggaaataaggtttgTCTAGAATGACTTGTTCTTACTTCCCTTTACTACCAGGAATTAAAATGAGATCACTGGCCTATCATTTACagaatttcttcttccatttaaaaaaattaatacattttcCCATATCTTATCTTGTGGTATAGCTCCTGTTTTTCAtgacattttaaatatttctctcAGTGGCACAGCAGTAACACCCACTAGTTTTTTCAGTACCTGAGAATATAGTTCAGAGGTGTCAGAACACTCGGCCGGCAATACTCCTGAACACAGCCCAAACCAGAGTaaaatgttattgggaaatatttaacaaaaatcaataaaaataaaatatgaataatatcatattttaaaactgaattcCATATGTGATCTGCAGGAATCCTGATGTACACATTAGTGGCCCTCATTTGAGTTTGTATCTGTATCAGGTAACCTGAATTCCTCTGAGAGCAACTAGATGTTTTCTCTAATTCATTACTGATTTGGTTACTAACTCTCTTTTAgacatttttgttcatttccagTATACAGGTCATCCTGCTTGGTAGAGCTGTAGACACACAACATAACATTGGTTTTGAAGCACATGTGCCCCATGTTAAGTTTTAAATATTACAATTGAATAGACCATTTATTTGGATTTGGGGACAATCTGGACATATAAAAATCTATATAATTCAGAATTCCCACTATGACCCTCTTAGTCTTCTATGAACCTTAAATGAATGCTTACTTTCAGAGAATGTAACTCTTTCCTAGATCCCCCCCATCCCTGCAAAGGTCTCATTTACTCTTCCCTTTGCCCTCCAAGATCCTTTGATCCCTTTTTGTTCCCTCTGATATCCTCCAGGGTTCCTTACCTATACTACTCAGCTCCCCACTGTCCCCACCTTGATTCCTCCTTTTAGACCTTTAAATGACCCAATGAAATTGGGAATCCATTTGACTGAGGTGAGGAATACATATGTGAGATtaaactataaaagaaaaaaaagtgtgtgaATGCAAGAGGACAATTGATAAAACAAATGAAGGATCCCAGATGAAAGGAGTCTTCAACATATCCTGAAGCTCCTTGAATGAGAGAAATTTAAAGTTTGTCTGGAATGACTTGTTCTTACTTCTCTTTACTACCAGGAATTAAAATCGGATCACTGGCCTGTCATTTACagaatttcttcttccatttaaaaaaaattaatacattttcCCGTGTCTTATCTTGTGGAATAGCTCCTGCTTTTCAtgacattttaaatatttctgtcAGTGGCACAGCAGTCAGACCTGCTAGTTCTTTCAGTACCTGAGAATATAATCAAACAATCTACtcttatttattaagtgcctactatgttcctggAACTCTTGTCAGGCACTGAAGCTACAAATACTAAGAATGAAATAATCACCAAGTGCAGCTAGTTGACACAGTGGATTgtagtgctggccctggagtcaggaggacctgagttcaaatttaacctccaCAACTCACTAgataggtgaccctgggcaagtcacttcacactgtttgccttagttcctcatctgtaaaatgagctggagaaggaaatatataCACTCCCgtgtatttgccaagaaagccccaaatggggtcatggacatgactgaaactactcaaCAACAAGCTTGCCTTCTAATGCAGGTAGGCTCTTTATAGACTTGCAGAGGATCGATCGATCACTTGCTAAGCATATTCTGAATTCCCACTATGTATATAACACATAGTTTGGTTTAGATCAGGGGCGATATCATATAATCCTTATTCTAGGATCTACTAATATTTGGTTTCCATAGTTATGGATCTGAGGATCAGAGTATAGAAATTGTGCCTTTAAAACATGTGAGTATAATAGGGAGGATAATTCTGTTCCTTTTTAAACCATGAAAGTAATAAACCAATACTTCTGAGAAAGCGACAAAGTTGCTTTAGGTGGTGGGAAAGCTGCCTGAGTAGTTTAGACAACAGGGAGAAACAGATTATTTCATCTTCTCAGCTGTAGTTCAGGCTGAGGTTCCTCCTATCTGAGTCATTTTCCTCTGGACAGCTCAGTGGCCATTGGGAAGTGACCATATGGTTTTGGTTGAGTCTCCAGCTGCTATATTTCAGAAGCTATTATACCTGATACTCTTTCCCTTCATTAGCCTTGCTGTATGTTTTCAGGGGATAagtagaagatctgagttccaatacTGTTGATAATCTCTTtccaagacattttaaaatacaaataaacttGATGTGCTTTCTTGATTCCCTCATCAACTTCTTATTCAAAAGAATCATTGAAAGATGCGTATTGGTTAAGCAGAAGCATTTGTTTCTAGAAAAGAGATCAGCTTGTCCTCCAGTTTATGGACCACCAAGTGCTAATTGCATTCCTGAAATTGCTAATGTACCCTTGAATGTGATGTGTGAATTTAATTCTTAAGTCCTCATAAGTAACCAGATAAAAAGCATAATCAATTCCTAGAGGAACAGAGGCCCATGCCACGTTGCTGAGTGTGTCCTGTGCATTTAACAGTAAAAGAAACGTGGCAAATATGAGGATATTAGATACCCATCTCAGTGCTCTCTGGGCCTCCTGCATCATGTAAAGTAACACAATATTGATTTGAACTTTAGGGATTTCATCAGGCTTAACTTTTTATCATATCAGAGTGCTTTTCAGTTTAGTTTACAGACTTGTTCACTTGTTACCAGCTGAGCCACATTAGTAAATGTGCAGTGAAGTAAGTGCAGGTGAAAAAAAGCACCATAATCACATGTTGCACTGCATgcatggagaagaaaggaaggagggagatagaAGATTTAAAGAAAGCAGAGAGCAGGACGTGGAGGAAGGAGGGGCAAAAGTGCTTCATATTTTTCATCCACAGTGAGAGACTTCAATGATAAAAGTATTCTGTTTTCACAATGAAATTAAGGTGCTAGCCAGGGTAAATTTTTATAACTAGGGTAGATTTTGTCCAAGTGTCTTTGCCAGTAGAAATCCTGATCCTCAAAATCTTTGCAGGCTTTTACCAAGTGGACCATTTTACTTCTGTCctctgtctatcttttctttctaattatgtatcattttttttccttctaattctgtaTCATTTCCTTCCATGTCATTTTCTTGTAGGTCAGAGTTGCAAATAAACTAATAATTATATGatgaaatatttgcatttttgttttatatagtcattcatatgtatttttttattcagagaggcagcatggtatggtaGAAATTCTAGTGTTTGTAATTCTTGTAATTCAGaaacattaaatttaaatattggcTCTAACACTTAGACTTTGTTCACAGTCTTGGGCAGAACTCTCAGAAACacaattgtctttttttatgtAATTGGGGCAAGTGTTGTGTTTTTCATGGAGCTCTTCAGCACAGTTTCAACActgttggacttgaagtcagaaagacctgagttcaaatccttcctcagacactatctgtgtgatcctgtgtaagtcactcaacttctcagccgcaatttcctcatctttaaaaggggaataataacaTCACCTACTTAAtaaggttgttttgaagatcaaatgaaatatcatatgtaaaaaattttataaaccttaaaatgctatgtaaaggCTATTatctactactactgctactaccatcaccaccacctatAATAGGTGTAgcaaaagaactatttttttattGGGGGAAGCTTCAGGATATCAGAATCCTGCGAGGCTTTGCCAAAATGAAGGATTTTATGACAAGGTATgaacttagaaaaaaatataagagagCTTGCCATGTGGAAgggagatagaaataaaaatataggaCTGTCAGAACTAAGGGGGTCAGTAGAAACAGAGAAGCAAGCTGAGAGCTGTGGTCAGGTTAAAGAGATAGAAGGGGGAACACCCAGGGTGCTGTTGCCACTAGAGTCTAGGGAATCTAGGAGTCCCAGTGGAATCCTGATGTCATGGGAACCTGAGAGGTTTCAGCAAATTCTAGTCTGTCAGAAGAGGTTTCTGCTGACCCACAGTTTCTGAGTCAGATAGTACTGAACCCTAAGTTTTTTACAATAGGGCTGTGGGTTCTGAAGCGACCCTGCTCCTTTTCTTCTATGTTGGAAGGCTAGAGACATTGGAGGTATTAGATCATAACCCCCATATAACCTATAAAGGAATTACATCTACTAGTGTAGGAGAAcagaaaatgattttatttccCTATATTTATCTTGCTTTATGTCCTAATTAAATGCTTTGTTTATTGGACTTGTGCTTTGTATGTACTATAAATAAAGATTTTCATTGCTAAGGATTTGGGCTATGCTCTGTAAAACTGATTGCTCAAAATAACCTAGGAAAAACAAGGGGCTCCAGAGTCAGAGTTCAGTGTTTCTAGAAATCAAGCATTATGTGTAAAATGTATGTGCTAATACATGAACTATTTGCTGCAAGGGAGCAACTTTGTAGgctataaaatgctatataaatgtgagttattgtcattattaatattattgtttacCACTGTGGagttttaaaatgattttcatttgtatccaacattccaaaattatcagaaccttagaacacagacttCCAGAAggtttttattgttttcagtAGCTTCCCCACATGCAGACTCTGGCTATATTTCATAGTACTTAAGTTTGATTTGTATTTACTGTCTACAATTGATTTTTATTGTGTAGCTGTTTCTTATATTTTGCATGGATATCCCATCTTGATTGGGAACTTCTGGAAGACAGGGAGTAGGCTGCCTGCTTCTTTTTGTCCCTTCACAATTCTGTGAAGACTTCAAGAGGACCCAAAGATTACATTACCCCATCCTTCAAAATTACAGAAACATCATAGCATCTATAACATGGTCAAACAACCATTTAATAGACCTGTCTCCCCAATTCCATTTTTACTACGTGTATTCTCTTCAGGCATTTATTTTTCAAGGAGCATATGAAAATAcaaaagtcttttgcttctttttcttttaaaaaaatggtcattcactgAAAATCAACTTTGACAAGATATGAATTTGATCTTTCTTCCATTACAGATTCAGTAGTGCAACAAGATGTGTGGTCAAATGATTCTAAGATGAAGAGGCAAACTCGAGAGAGAAGAAACTTAGTTCCATCTTCACagctaaatgcagatcaaaaaacACCTGAAAAAGTCTCCAAAGACTGGACTGCTCTTTCCCCAGCTCAGTCATCTTTACCTCTATCACCATCTTTCCAAGGAGCAAATAGTTCCCAGGCACTGGGTGAATCCAGTGTACTATCTCTTACATCTACTAACACAGTGCAACCAAGAAGGGCATCAATTAGGTTCAGAGATGAAGACTTTTACTCCTTTTTAGAATTAAACACAGTTAATATTATAGGAggaaatgaagacactgaggatATTACTAATTTAGAAGAAGAATTTCTGCTTGCTGGTATACAACCACCATGTTCTCCTTTTAATAacaagaatattggatttggcaGGATATTAGGAACTCAGGTTGAAAATCAGAACTCTGAAGAGGACCTTGACAATAGCAGACCTAGtccattaaaaagaaatgaaagtgctCATCGCTCATTGAGAAAAAGTAGTTTGATGGAGTCAGCTCTTGAACAGTCCTCGTTAGGACAAAAGATGCCTCGAGATCATAAAATTCCTGACAGCGATTCTACTAAGAAAAATGACTGTGTTGACGATGAAGGTGAGAAAACCTCATTTAATTCATGGGGTATAAAAGGTGAAAACAGACAAGACAGCTATTTTACTATAGAGACTTTACCCAGTGATTCTAGTTTTGTAGAAACTAGGCCTGGGAACCATACTTATAATAGAGACAGGCAAGCCTATGGAAATAGTACCAGGAATTCTTTTGATTGCTTTCCTCCTAATAGGTCAGCAGCTCATAGACCATTACTCAGTTCATCTTATAACACCCCAAGATCATTACTCCATTCTGCACAGCGAGCTGAAGTCCAAGCAAGCTTGTCCTTGACCCCTGTTGCCCTTCAGGGCTCAGATGCAGAAGGAAACTCAAGGTTTAATGTTCGCCGACCTTTATCACCTATTAGAAGTCGAAATCCATCTGCCACTTCTGAAAATCAGGATACTTCATCACCAATAGCCAACGCATCTGAATTTTATgtcaaggaaatagaagagaagaaCTTAACAAGTCCACCATCTGATACGCTACTAAATACTGAAGATGTCTCGCAGAATTCACAAGATGGCTCATCCTCAGTGGATCCTCCGAGCTCTCCTCAATTAAGAatgaacttcagaggtcatctgtcAGAGCCAATACAAGAGGAAATACCTTTTACTTTCTTTGCAGTGTCTGATTTAACAAACCAAATTGAAGCTGGAAATAGAACGGCAGCTTCTAATTCCATAAATGCAAAGGAGAGTCAGCAGACAAAAGCAAACCCAGACAAACTGAAGAAACTGCAGGAGAGGTGAGTTTTCATAATTATATACATGCAGTTTTGTCCTAGCTTTACCAGGGCtgtgaagtatttttttaactGGAGAGTTCTATGGAAATTACAATGATTTATAGAGCTTCCTTGACACTTAAatgattctttgttataagaatattgatttcattttttttaaatcttggatTCATGAGGGAAAATTATTTAAATCAGCACTTTTAGTAGTTCAGCTTGCTATTTTTTCAGTGTTCCTAAAAcgattatttttcaaatgttctGAAAAAGACAAAGTATCTGGACTAAGGGGTTCCTGACTATTGTCTCTACCTGATAAACTACTCTCTCAAGGGATTTAAACATTTAGGGATTAAGATTTTTTTATTGAAAAAGCTGCTTTCCCTAAGACTAGGAGCCATTCAGCTCATAACTTCTGAGGATTTCCCCATAGGATTAAACTCAGACCCAGCCAGTtggttgctctagaatttgaacCTTCCAAATAAGCAGAAATTTCCCAAAATGTTACCACAGTTATCTCAACATTTTAAAGTGCCTCATACTGTTTTAATCGCTTCTATTTTCATGTGCGTTTTTTCTCAAGCATTGGGAAAAGAGGGTAAGATCATTATAAGAACTTTTTGTTGGTCTTATGGGCAAATTTTAAGGTATCTTCAATTAAATAGGCTACTAGCATGTTTAAATGTTCTCAGTTTAGAAATTGactcctatttttccttttcaaaaaagtTTTAACAAATTTTGTTTTGAACAGACATTTCCCAATGAATACTCAAAACTACAATGGCCAAGAGTTTGTTGTTTAGTAACCTCAAGGAGGGAGGTCCCTTTAAGTTACACAGTTTGATACGACATCAACCTTGTTTTTGTCCAGTTTTCTGTCTTTTAATGCtgattttatttacattattaaagtcattatatatatacatatttataaatatcttgGATCTACTTCTTTCACTCTGAATTACTTCATACAAGTCTTGCTGTGTTTGTGCAAGTTCTTAAAATAATGTCATCCTTTATGATACAGTAAAATACATTACTTTCAAATAAGACAgtatatgtaaagctctttgcaaaccccAAAGGGCTATAATCTTAGCTATTACTATTAACTATCCGttattcatatttcatattttttgcaGCATTCTTCATTTGCTGAGCACATACCTTTGTTGCTAACTATTGATTGTCACAAATAATGTAGAAATGGAAACCTTTGTACTTGTGGATCTTACTGTTGATAATATCCTTGGATTGTATTCCCAGTAGTGGGATTAGTGGGTAAAGGGAATAAACAATTTATTCTTGCACAagtccaaattgttttccagaatgagaGAACCAATTCTCAATTGccccaacagtgaattagtgccCCAATCTTCACGTAGGCTTATAAGGTGGATGTTAGAGGATACAGAGcggaacttagagtcaggaacacgGTTTCAAGGCCCACCCGTAATACatcctacctgtgtgatcatgggcaaattatTGAATAGCTACTTTCTAAGGCTATAAATTGACAGGATGCCATTCCACAATG
The DNA window shown above is from Notamacropus eugenii isolate mMacEug1 chromosome 2, mMacEug1.pri_v2, whole genome shotgun sequence and carries:
- the MARCHF10 gene encoding probable E3 ubiquitin-protein ligase MARCHF10 isoform X2, whose product is MMHEARDRQKFVSDAQYLRDMQHKVDSEYQACLRRQEKKRDQFCRQESSFERPRPSSISSSRQNSVEEDLGPEQRLTSKVSVTKSESKLPAIDQTSVKQKQKVTTCSKKPEKNVGGTSKPSPHSVVQQDVWSNDSKMKRQTRERRNLVPSSQLNADQKTPEKVSKDWTALSPAQSSLPLSPSFQGANSSQALGESSVLSLTSTNTVQPRRASIRFRDEDFYSFLELNTVNIIGGNEDTEDITNLEEEFLLAGIQPPCSPFNNKNIGFGRILGTQVENQNSEEDLDNSRPSPLKRNESAHRSLRKSSLMESALEQSSLGQKMPRDHKIPDSDSTKKNDCVDDEGEKTSFNSWGIKGENRQDSYFTIETLPSDSSFVETRPGNHTYNRDRQAYGNSTRNSFDCFPPNRSAAHRPLLSSSYNTPRSLLHSAQRAEVQASLSLTPVALQGSDAEGNSRFNVRRPLSPIRSRNPSATSENQDTSSPIANASEFYVKEIEEKNLTSPPSDTLLNTEDVSQNSQDGSSSVDPPSSPQLRMNFRGHLSEPIQEEIPFTFFAVSDLTNQIEAGNRTAASNSINAKESQQTKANPDKLKKLQESLLEEDSEEEGDLCRICQIAGGSPTNPLLEPCGCVGSLQFVHQDCLKKWLKVKITSGAELGAVKTCEMCKQGLIVDLDDFNVNDYYRKHQQSRAQNELMNSGLYLVLLLHLYEQRFTELMRLNYNRLARERIRIQETVMKTVYSKATAGSSNKEGGHGAQCQWGSPLPSYLLCAPHVCLLSSFLLKQKPMSMQFTFVLYTRLFLGSGLSILKQKHQLTLALEYHGAEQLVVSYLPIISSSCPVSPSQQHATYSGDGPEHYWRLCCHL
- the MARCHF10 gene encoding probable E3 ubiquitin-protein ligase MARCHF10 isoform X1 — translated: MMHEARDRQKFVSDAQYLRDMQHKVDSEYQACLRRQEKKRDQFCRQESSFERPRPSSISSSRQNSVEEDLGPEQRLTSKVSVTKSESKLPAIDQTSVKQKQKVTTCSKKPEKNVGGTSKPSPPQAQILSRKKRPNLGRLTVSPEMQSRRPSGDRNRQNSSLQGKEQTPRGSDSVVQQDVWSNDSKMKRQTRERRNLVPSSQLNADQKTPEKVSKDWTALSPAQSSLPLSPSFQGANSSQALGESSVLSLTSTNTVQPRRASIRFRDEDFYSFLELNTVNIIGGNEDTEDITNLEEEFLLAGIQPPCSPFNNKNIGFGRILGTQVENQNSEEDLDNSRPSPLKRNESAHRSLRKSSLMESALEQSSLGQKMPRDHKIPDSDSTKKNDCVDDEGEKTSFNSWGIKGENRQDSYFTIETLPSDSSFVETRPGNHTYNRDRQAYGNSTRNSFDCFPPNRSAAHRPLLSSSYNTPRSLLHSAQRAEVQASLSLTPVALQGSDAEGNSRFNVRRPLSPIRSRNPSATSENQDTSSPIANASEFYVKEIEEKNLTSPPSDTLLNTEDVSQNSQDGSSSVDPPSSPQLRMNFRGHLSEPIQEEIPFTFFAVSDLTNQIEAGNRTAASNSINAKESQQTKANPDKLKKLQESLLEEDSEEEGDLCRICQIAGGSPTNPLLEPCGCVGSLQFVHQDCLKKWLKVKITSGAELGAVKTCEMCKQGLIVDLDDFNVNDYYRKHQQSRAQNELMNSGLYLVLLLHLYEQRFTELMRLNYNRLARERIRIQETVMKTVYSKATAGSSNKEGGHGAQCQWGSPLPSYLLCAPHVCLLSSFLLKQKPMSMQFTFVLYTRLFLGSGLSILKQKHQLTLALEYHGAEQLVVSYLPIISSSCPVSPSQQHATYSGDGPEHYWRLCCHL
- the MARCHF10 gene encoding probable E3 ubiquitin-protein ligase MARCHF10 isoform X6, coding for MMHEARDRQKFVSDAQYLRDMQHKVDSEYQACLRRQEKKRDQFCRQESSFERPRPSSISSSRQNSVEEDLGPEQRLTSKVSVTKSESKLPAIDQTSVKQKQKVTTCSKKPEKNVGGTSKPSPHSVVQQDVWSNDSKMKRQTRERRNLVPSSQLNADQKTPEKVSKDWTALSPAQSSLPLSPSFQGANSSQALGESSVLSLTSTNTVQPRRASIRFRDEDFYSFLELNTVNIIGGNEDTEDITNLEEEFLLAGIQPPCSPFNNKNIGFGRILGTQVENQNSEEDLDNSRPSPLKRNESAHRSLRKSSLMESALEQSSLGQKMPRDHKIPDSDSTKKNDCVDDEGEKTSFNSWGIKGENRQDSYFTIETLPSDSSFVETRPGNHTYNRDRQAYGNSTRNSFDCFPPNRSAAHRPLLSSSYNTPRSLLHSAQRAEVQASLSLTPVALQGSDAEGNSRFNVRRPLSPIRSRNPSATSENQDTSSPIANASEFYVKEIEEKNLTSPPSDTLLNTEDVSQNSQDGSSSVDPPSSPQLRMNFRGHLSEPIQEEIPFTFFAVSDLTNQIEAGNRTAASNSINAKESQQTKANPDKLKKLQESLLEEDSEEEGDLCRICQIAGGSPTNPLLEPCGCVGSLQFVHQDCLKKWLKVKITSGAELGAVKTCEMCKQGLIVDLDDFNVNDYYRKHQQSRAQNELMNSGLYLVLLLHLYEQRFTELMRLNYNRLARERLSRNYPQPRPEESENSDSGDGNENSVFQSNSRLV